The Azospirillum brasilense genome window below encodes:
- a CDS encoding class I SAM-dependent methyltransferase, translated as MRHNFQDRERWRNPDWRTKFVAWWEGYDLAALSRLARTAPASRLPLRGPVAALGSAASAAAQPPEAPRHDADLERLENLQLDRQGEPVWSVARTEGAQMLWGPDCVGPGDAQWMVESVRSFGLNPAKSVLDLSAGLGGPARGIVDSYDTWVTGLEMSPLLAKLGMERSKALGVSKKAPIGHYDPEHFNQAGSFDLVLADRVMHRVRDKENFLDRVCDCVKPKGGVLLFDYVIEGTPSSWESWNGWRDSEPLEVYPWSATRMADELTQRNLDLRISEDLTQFHRRQAVERVRRLGEALKTAAPEPRVLKALARELALWWSRLRVLGSGLRFCRYVAMRPT; from the coding sequence ATGCGGCACAATTTTCAAGATAGGGAGCGCTGGCGCAATCCCGACTGGCGGACGAAATTCGTCGCCTGGTGGGAAGGCTACGACCTCGCCGCCCTGTCCCGGCTGGCCCGCACCGCTCCCGCCTCCCGCCTGCCCCTGCGCGGCCCGGTGGCGGCGCTGGGTTCCGCCGCGTCGGCCGCCGCCCAGCCACCCGAGGCGCCGCGCCACGATGCCGACCTGGAACGGCTGGAAAACCTGCAGTTGGACCGCCAGGGCGAACCGGTCTGGTCGGTCGCTCGTACGGAAGGGGCGCAGATGCTGTGGGGTCCGGACTGTGTCGGTCCCGGCGACGCGCAATGGATGGTCGAATCCGTCCGCTCCTTCGGCCTGAATCCGGCCAAGAGCGTGCTCGACCTCTCGGCGGGGCTGGGCGGGCCGGCGCGCGGCATCGTCGACAGCTACGACACTTGGGTGACCGGGTTGGAGATGTCGCCCCTGCTGGCGAAGCTGGGGATGGAGCGGTCGAAGGCGCTGGGCGTGTCGAAGAAGGCGCCGATCGGCCATTACGACCCGGAGCACTTCAACCAGGCGGGGTCCTTCGACCTCGTTCTGGCCGACCGGGTGATGCACCGGGTGCGCGACAAGGAGAACTTCCTCGACCGCGTCTGCGACTGCGTGAAGCCGAAGGGCGGCGTGCTGCTGTTCGACTATGTGATCGAGGGGACCCCGTCCTCCTGGGAGAGCTGGAACGGCTGGCGCGATTCCGAGCCGCTGGAGGTCTATCCCTGGTCGGCCACCCGCATGGCCGACGAACTGACCCAGCGCAACCTGGACCTGCGCATTTCCGAGGATCTCACCCAGTTCCACCGCCGTCAGGCTGTGGAGCGGGTGCGCCGGCTGGGCGAGGCGCTGAAGACCGCCGCCCCCGAGCCCCGCGTGCTCAAGGCGCTGGCCCGCGAGCTGGCTTTGTGGTGGTCGCGCCTGCGCGTGCTGGGCAGCGGGTTGCGCTTCTGCCGCTATGTCGCGATGCGACCGACTTAA
- a CDS encoding ABC transporter substrate-binding protein produces MAWRAPALAVAALVAMLVGASAEAASNSPQGAQFFPHLVYRSGPYAPYGIPLADGVADYLTLVNRRDGGIGGVPIAWEECDTGYNTDRGVDCYERLKAKGPTGAAAVLPLSTGITYALIERGAADRIPVFSSGYGRADVSDGRVFPYAINAPASYWTGIDAAISHIATELGGTERLRGRKIAYVYHDSAFGKEPLPMLEALRGPLGFEMRSFPVAPPGLDQRAVWTQIARHYRPDYVILWGWGVQNSTALREAAAAGYPADRMIGVWWAGSELDVRPVGAAAVGYKAVAFHAAGADLPVIRAIRERVHGRGLGAGDPGQIGTVLYNRGVFNAAVLVEAIRTAQGKYGRRPLTGAQVAWGFDHLDLTAERLAELGLDGFMQPLRITCADHEGIAPLHVQQWDGERWLDVSGPIEPRRALIRKLVAESARRFAAERKIEPRACD; encoded by the coding sequence ATGGCATGGCGCGCCCCAGCCCTGGCGGTTGCGGCCCTCGTGGCAATGCTCGTCGGAGCATCGGCCGAGGCCGCTTCGAATTCGCCGCAAGGGGCGCAGTTCTTCCCGCACCTCGTCTACCGCAGCGGCCCCTACGCGCCCTACGGCATCCCGCTGGCCGACGGGGTGGCCGATTATCTGACGCTGGTCAACCGGCGCGACGGCGGCATCGGCGGGGTGCCCATCGCCTGGGAGGAGTGCGACACCGGCTACAACACCGACCGCGGGGTGGACTGCTACGAGCGGCTGAAGGCCAAGGGGCCGACCGGCGCCGCCGCCGTCCTGCCGCTGTCCACCGGCATCACCTACGCCCTGATCGAGCGCGGGGCTGCCGACCGCATCCCGGTCTTCTCCTCCGGCTACGGGCGGGCGGACGTGTCCGACGGGCGGGTCTTCCCCTACGCCATCAACGCCCCGGCCAGCTATTGGACGGGCATCGACGCCGCGATCAGCCACATCGCAACGGAGTTGGGCGGGACGGAGCGGCTGCGCGGGCGGAAAATCGCCTACGTCTACCACGACAGCGCCTTCGGCAAGGAGCCGCTGCCCATGCTGGAGGCGCTGCGCGGCCCGCTGGGCTTCGAGATGCGCAGCTTCCCCGTCGCCCCGCCGGGGCTGGACCAGCGCGCCGTGTGGACGCAGATCGCCCGCCACTACCGGCCCGACTACGTGATCCTGTGGGGTTGGGGCGTGCAGAACTCCACCGCCCTGCGCGAGGCCGCCGCCGCCGGCTACCCCGCCGACCGCATGATCGGCGTCTGGTGGGCCGGGTCGGAACTGGATGTCCGGCCGGTCGGTGCCGCCGCGGTCGGCTACAAGGCGGTGGCCTTCCACGCCGCCGGAGCGGACCTGCCGGTGATCCGCGCGATCCGCGAGCGGGTCCACGGCCGTGGGCTGGGGGCCGGCGATCCCGGCCAGATCGGCACGGTGCTCTACAACCGCGGGGTCTTCAACGCCGCCGTCCTGGTCGAGGCCATCCGCACCGCGCAGGGCAAATACGGACGCCGGCCGCTGACCGGAGCGCAGGTGGCCTGGGGCTTCGACCATCTGGACCTGACCGCCGAACGGCTGGCCGAACTGGGGCTGGACGGCTTCATGCAGCCGCTGCGCATCACCTGCGCCGACCATGAGGGGATCGCGCCCCTGCATGTGCAGCAGTGGGACGGGGAGCGCTGGCTGGACGTGTCCGGCCCCATCGAGCCGCGCCGCGCCCTGATCCGCAAGCTGGTGGCGGAGTCGGCCCGGCGCTTCGCGGCGGAACGCAAGATCGAACCGCGCGCCTGTGATTAG